A region from the Xenopus laevis strain J_2021 chromosome 4S, Xenopus_laevis_v10.1, whole genome shotgun sequence genome encodes:
- the LOC108715486 gene encoding UPF0547 protein C16orf87 homolog codes for MATKSCPQCDQQVPVACKSCPCGYIFISRKLLHAKQSQRLPPTSENRSDPKRRRTERIKRERIHTTVNRDLENRKRSRSNSQSEASRRGRGRPKTATTKKQEEEKEKQEKEVDMYANLSDEKAFVFSVALAEINRKIINQRLIL; via the exons ATGGCCACCAAGTCGTGTCCGCAGTGTGACCAACAG GTTCCCGTTGCCTGCAAATCCTGCCCTtgtggatatatatttataagccGAAAACTTCTACATGCAAAGCAGTCGCAGAGATTACCTCCTACATCAG aaaatcgaTCAGATCCAAAAAGACGTCGAACTGAGCGGATCAAAAGAGAGAGAATACACACTACAGTAAATAGAGATTTAGAGAACAGGAAAAGATCACGATCTAACAGCCAGTCTGAAGCATCAAGACGGGGAAGAGGCCGACcaaaaacagcaacaacaaaaaagcaaGAAGAAGAGAAAG aAAAGCAAGAAAAAGAAGTTGATATGTATGCCAACCTGTCAGATGAAAAAGCGTTTGTGTTTTCAGTTGCTTTAGCTGAAATTAACAGGAAAATTATTAACCAAAGGCTAATACTCTGA
- the LOC108715485 gene encoding alanine aminotransferase 2, with protein MAGVSVIQMFGRRVAWRKGCEWHNHSRNGQRRMAVSGQSPYCSAVESPAVHHAGTGRARRKILTLQSMNPQVRAVEYAVRGPIVLKAGEIEKEMQNGVKKPFDEVIKANIGDAHAMGQQPITFLRQVVALCTYPDLLDNPSFPKDAKRRARRILDSCSGQSLGSYSASQGVNCIREDVARYIEKRDEGVPAHPDNIYLTTGASDGISSILKILVSGEGQSRTGVMIPIPQYPLYSAAISELNAIQVNYYLDEENCWALDVNELRRAFYHAKEYCNPKVLCIINPGNPTGQVQNKHCIEEVIHFALEEGLFLLADEVYQDNIYSKNCQFHSFKKVLYEMGPEYFNNVELASFHSTSKGYMGECGYRGGYMEVVNLHPDVTAQLLKLLSVRLCPPVSGQAAMDVVVNPPQPGEESYEQFIKEKDIILSNLTVKAKLTEELLNQVPGIQCNPLQGAMYAFPRIFIPDKAIEKAKEHQMAPDMYYCMRLLEETGICVVPGSGFGQKEGTHHFRMTILPTEEKLKILLQKVKDFHIQFLEDYA; from the exons ATGGCGGGCGTGAGTGTGATCCAGATGTTCGGCAGGCGGGTGGCTTGGCGAAAGGGGTGTGAGTGGCACAATCATTCTCGTAATGGGCAACGGAGGATGGCAGTCTCGGGGCAGTCACCTTATTGCAGCGCGGTGGAGTCTCCAGCAGTTCACCATGCCGGGACCGGGAGAGCCCGCCGGAAGATTCTCACCCTGCAGTCCATGAACCCTCAAGTTCGGGCGGTAGAGTACGCGGTCCGCGGTCCCATTGTACTGAAAGCTGGAGAAATAGAAAAAGAGATGCAAAAT gGAGTCAAAAAACCATTTGACGAGGTGATCAAAGCGAATATCGGAGATGCTCATGCAATGGGACAGCAACCAATTACATTTCTAAGACAG GTGGTAGCTCTGTGCACCTATCCAGATCTTTTGGATAATCCAAGTTTCCCCAAGGATGCAAAGAGAAGAGCAAGGCGTATTTTGGACTCCTGTAGCGGACAGAGTTTGG gttCATACAGTGCAAGCCAGGGAGTGAACTGTATTCGAGAAGATGTTGCCAGATACATAGAGAAACGGGATGAAGGTGTTCCTGCACACCCAGATAATATTTACCTAACCACTGGAGCAAGTGATGGAATATCT AGTATTCTGAAGATCCTTGTGTCAGGAGAGGGGCAATCAAGAACTGGAGTTATGATTCCAATCCCACAATACCCCTTGTACTCTGCTGCTATCTCTGAGCTGAATGCCATCCAGGTTAATTACTATCTTGATGAAGAAAATTGTTGGGCACTGGATGTTAATGAGCTACGAAGAGCTTTTTACCATGCCAAGGAATACTGCAATCCTAAGGTGCTTTGTATCATCAATCCTGGAAACCCAACAG GTCAAGTGCAGAATAAACATTGCATTGAAGAGGTGATCCATTTTGCCTTGGAGGAGGGGCTGTTTCTTCTTGCGGATGAG GTCTATCAGGATAATATATACTCCAAAAATTGCCAGTTTCACTCTTTCAAGAAAGTTCTGTATGAAATGGGACCAGAATATTTTAACAATGTGGAGCTTGCCTCTTTCCACTCAACCTCAAAGGGATATATGGGAGA GTGTGGCTACAGAGGAGGCTATATGGAGGTGGTGAACCTGCACCCAGATGTTACAGCGCAGCTGCTGAAATTGCTTTCTGTTCGCCTGTGTCCTCCAGTGTCGGGCCAGGCAGCTATGGATGTTGTAGTGAACCCACCACAACCTGGGGAAGAATCATATGAACAGTTCATAAAA GAAAAGGACATTATTCTGAGTAATCTTACAGTGAAGGCTAAACTGACAGAAGAATTGCTTAACCAAGTGCCAGGCATTCAGTGCAATCCACTGCAGGGAGCCATGTATGCCTTTCCAAGAATCTTCATTCCAGATAAAGCAATTGAAAAGGCTAAG GAACACCAAATGGCTCCAGACATGTATTACTGTATGCGCCTATTGGAAGAAACTGGCATTTGTGTTGTCCCAGGCAGTGGATTTGGCCAGAAAGAGGGAACCCATCATTTTAG AATGACCATACTTCCTACTGAAGAAAAACTGAAGATTCTGTTGCAAAAAGTCAAAGACTTCCATATACAGTTCCTTGAAGACTATGCATGA